From the genome of Plasmodium malariae genome assembly, chromosome: 9, one region includes:
- the PmUG01_09040600 gene encoding conserved Plasmodium protein, unknown function: MTRLAIAYTAVANVVSANYAVAYSAVANSVVTNVFKVLSAKRRTPHFIISNNYCSSIFDLIAKKKKELQLEEGEKKQLIILEQRNTQKEENEEEKYDRAKLSNERRKSETGNEKWNKLKHKNCIVKNAQIREDPKRVIKKSTKLGEENLEDDIYNNKLYILRYIKHLQLDDDICKYRFITKHIINNITNFYDNEILFVLKVFSKKKYKNLLFLQCTSEYFYWICRLNKSTKKNISYYLHFCSILNYIPTAKFLEEYLKLFTFYDKEIKNNSFFFFLNMVEEESNLYHKDVKYVIYVLYFLNKANIKNNIYDNLLYMCCYYAGHLTLKHTFLLLKIIVNAENDKYHLNPLNILHKNIERHLGVMEQYDFIMYLNILLCNNIYLDHTFFIFIKSVIEKWHIELSVKAVIAILRIKKRENYKDTIILKKLLHIITNNFYNYNYGNILYILKMFTHFDYFCEDFFYFLFKKFVCSRGGNELREGHSSGGCKESGSVSSSSNCGGSCVGSGCEGQVNPKDEEISSFQRTSNCASNNKQSSKVEPDKKLFYLKNGDGNSPSKRSLDINFDLTCSGEILGNVKKNYINATNEKGKHNDCVYVYESVYKHNHVSNHDNNTFIYHKSNKFNDTFEEQYKYTNIKNDENGSIYLQYKKQHEKKKKNELNELSHLPLHLNIEETKMKIDYSNIIEKQIDVEYNQENHILYDSEYTEMFINLFVYLGACGFRSIHVLSVLSGKIQAYLLCKEKTFFKHSTKKKLSLHKQKCKFIGMYDTITKIKNNHNIYLECRNPSLVDAGGGNDLILQKEEREEGQNIEADKGKSDTYCDKRVINYSTHVNNSTRTKMNNESGDNIPAINTKGGKKSCMRFVYSKKDRINFKNFKEKKKKEKEKEKEKEKEKENKKENENENDLDANIEGTIENSCTLKYLNVENYRQSKTGDEKKVNKIYIHGKSEQPMKKKQKNCVVTKFFGNIHPALVRLQNRKLFHRNFNSMYKSEKYRDHVFHHRYSENIKLRHRKDYRLMKYKKINKLRHICMSRYKHIFGNKSSIILSCINKAYEGSTIGVEHVSLDMIVDNCEIHFDDSLFVNYRFCINRKMKAVHKYSNFIEASNRITRLEYMGGKSANMGIQKDRRKSTHEKDIREEGSYKEGTHKDGIYKEGIHKEDIHKEGPYEEGLRNVGVERETRWSGAITKWIYRFKNNLNLFNREKKVSIVNSDIKKLSAYIDGCCSKGSNDSYLRKNDEKLKISLKYIALIAGSCSNLFYYDKRLINVLLCQLMHILNTFYMTQKREEEEEAEVEEEKEKEKDVQKKNSSLCQLDTYSNSYHLYLFMCIWKFLITCLQINYFTKNVLEIDHRHQTIKKLLSIYTNAYFLYNFRNIIYFMNNIYSTLFFKNEHLSIVQKFFISYFDTSIFMSLFFHFNKNIFIIIMNNNYLPLRTHDLESLHQFVYDISKIYFSYLNMFVSSISECSLSSLISWSSSKDLCISLPCMSFYIIILSFLSTMRRSQAMKELKRVRSSYDGFPQLEMDEYGSTSSQHNEAATFARRNVDLTEGTDEHAGNILFSTCTIQGGKKITVNCNADNESNDNTDYGSSGSSETNTDPRHITYFSIDAKKCIFVCNNTISMFFKYIKFIRNHGFLLDSNEGMKYLYHVIRFYYIFKNFFRNTNINSINEENYNDILPLFIIKILNKKQIKKIPIDELFFINKPEYYASTCSPDIGGELIYAYFFNFYFKGKM; the protein is encoded by the exons ATGACTCGCTTAGCAATAGCATATACTGCAGTAGCGAATGTAGTATCGGCAAATTATGCAGTAGCGTATTCAGCAGTAGCCAATTCTGTGGTAACTAATGTTTTCAAGGTGTTAAGTGCAAAGAGGAGGACTCcgcattttattatttccaaTAACTACTGCAGTAGCATATTCGATttaatagcaaaaaaaaaaaaagaactacAATTAGAGGAAGGGGAAAAGAAACAACTGATTATACTAGAACAAAGGAATACGCAAAAAGAAGAGAACGAAGAGGAAAAGTATGACAGAGCGAAATTAAGCAATGAGAGAAGGAAAAGTGAGACAGGTAatgaaaaatggaataaGCTAAAGCACAAGAACTGTATAGTTAAGAATGCACAAATAAGAGAAGACCCAAAGAgggtaataaaaaagagcACAAAATTGGGAGAAGAAAATTTGGaagatgatatatataataataaattgtatatactacgatatataaaacatttacaATTAGATGATgacatatgtaaatataggTTTATAACTAagcatataattaataacataactaatttttatgataatgaaatattatttgtgtTAAAAGTTTTTTCAAAGAAGAAGTATAAGAATTTACTGTTTTTACAATGTACAagtgaatatttttattggaTCTGTAGATTAAATAAAAGCactaaaaagaatatatcaTACTACTTACATTTTTGCAGTATCTTAAATTATATACCTACTGCAAAATTTTTAGAGGAATATCTTAAgctatttactttttatgataaagaaataaaaaataattctttttttttttttctcaatatGGTTGAAGAAGAATCAAATCTATATCATAAAGAcgttaaatatgtaatatatgtgttatattttttaaacaaagcgaatataaagaataacaTATATGATAATTTACTGTACATGTGTTGTTATTACGCTGGTCATTTAACCTTAAAgcatacttttttattattgaaaattatagtaaatgcagaaaatgataaatatcaTTTGAACCCATTAAATAttcttcataaaaatatagaaagaCACTTAGGAGTAATGGAACAATATGATTTTATCATGTACCTAAATATTCTGTTAtgtaataacatatatttagatcatactttttttatttttataaaaagtgtTATTGAAAAATGGCACATAGAATTATCAGTAAAAGCAGTAATTGCAATATTAaggattaaaaaaagagaaaattataaagacactattatactaaaaaaattactacatatcataacaaataatttttataattacaacTATGGCAatattttgtacattttaaaaatgtttaccCATTTTGACTACTTTTGTGAGGACTTTTTCTACTTCCTCTTCAAAAAGTTTGTATGTTCCAGAGGTGGGAATGAACTCAGGGAGGGCCATAGCAGTGGTGGCTGCAAAGAAAGCGGCAGTGTTAGCAGCAGTAGTAACTGTGGTGGTAGCTGCGTTGGTAGTGGCTGTGAGGGACAAGTCAACCCGAAGGACGAAGAAATATCAAGTTTCCAACGTACCTCCAATTGTGCCAGTAACAATAAACAGTCATCGAAAGTAGAACCTGacaaaaaacttttttatttaaaaaatggagaTGGTAATTCTCCTTCAAAGAGAAGTTTAGATATTAATTTTGACCTGACCTGTTCAGGTGAAATTTTAGGtaatgtgaaaaaaaattacatcaatgcaacaaatgaaaaaggaaagcATAACGATTGTGTTTATGTTTACGAAAGCGTTTATAAACATAACCACGTAAGTAATCATGacaataatacatttatataccaCAAAAGTAACAAATTCAATGATACATTTGAAGagcaatataaatatacaaatataaaaaatgatgaaaatggttccatatatttacaatataagaaacaacatgaaaaaaaaaaaaaaaatgaattaaatgaattatcACATTTACctttacatttaaatattgaagaaacaaaaatgaaaatagatTATTCGAATATAATTGAAAAACAAATAGATGTTGAGTATAATCAAgaaaatcatatattatacgACTCAGAATATACTGAGATGTTCATAAacttatttgtttatttaggAGCTTGTGGGTTTCGTAGTATTCATGTGTTAAGTGTTTTGTCAGGAAAAATACAAGCTTATTTATTATGCAAGGAAAAGACCTTTTTCAAACatagtacaaaaaaaaaattatctctTCATAagcaaaaatgtaaattcaTAGGGATGTATGATACTATTActaaaattaagaataatCATAATATCTATTTAGAATGCAGAAATCCTAGTCTGGTAGATGCAGGAGGAGGTAATGATTTAATTCTacaaaaagaagaaagagAGGAAGGGCAAAATATTGAAGCAGATAAAGGCAAGAGTGACACTTATTGTGATAAGAGAGTAATAAATTACAGCACTCATGTAAATAATAGCACACGCACAAAAATGAACAACGAAAGTGGTGATAATATACCCGCTATAAATACAAAGGGGGGGAAGAAATCCTGTATGCGCTTCGTTTATAGTAAAAAGGACAggattaattttaaaaattttaaagaaaaaaaaaaaaaagaaaaagaaaaggaaaaggaaaaggaaaaggaaaaggaaaacaaaaaagaaaacgaaaACGAAAACGACTTAGATGCGAATATAGAAGGGACAATAGAAAATTCCTGCACCCTTAAATACTTGAACGTAGAAAATTATAGGCAAAGCAAAACAGGGGatgaaaaaaaggtaaataaaatttatattcacGGGAAGTCAGAACAACCtatgaagaaaaaacaaaaaaactgTGTTGTTACGAAGTTCTTTGGTAATATCCATCCAGCCTTGGTTCGCCTTCAAAATCGTAAACTCTTTCATAGGAATTTTAACA GTATGTATAAAAGTGAGAAGTACAGAGACCATGTTTTCCATCACAGATACTCTGAGAATATAAAGTTAAGGCATCGGAAAGATTATCGATtgatgaaatataaaaaaataaataaattaagacatatatgcatgtcgagatataaacatatttttggAAATAAATCTAGCATTATACTTAGCTGTATAAATAAAGCATATGAGGGTAGTACTATAGGGGTCGAACATGTATCCCTAGATATGATAGTAGATAACTGTGAAATTCATTTTGATGATTCTTTGTTTGTTAATTATAGATTTTGTATTAACAGAAAGATGAAAGCAGTGCATAAGTATAGTAATTTTATTGAGGCAAGCAATAGGATTACACGGTTGGAGTACATGGGGGGAAAAAGTGCAAACATGGGGATACAAAAGGACAGGAGAAAAAGTACACATGAAAAAGACATACGTGAGGAAGGATCGTATAAGGAAGGAACACATAAAGACGGTATATATAAGGAAGGTATACATAAGGAAGACATACATAAGGAAGGTCCATATGAAGAAGGCTTACGTAACGTTGGCGTCGAGAGGGAAACTCGCTGGAGTGGAGCAATTACTAAGTGGATATACAGATTTAAAAACAACTTGAACCTTTTTAATAGGGAAAAAAAGGTGAGTATTGTTAATAgcgatattaaaaaattaagtgcATACATAGACGGCTGTTGTTCTAAAGGCAGTAATGATAGCTACTTAAGGAAGAACGACGAAAAACTTAAGATAAGCCTCAAGTACATTGCATTAATTGCTGGTTCATGTagtaatttgttttattatgataaaagGTTGATTAATGTTTTGTTATGTCAACTCatgcatatattaaatactttttatatgacGCAAAAAAGGGAGGAAGAGGAAGAGGCAGAGGTagaggaagaaaaagaaaaagaaaaagatgtgcaaaaaaaaaatagtagttTATGCCAACTGGACACATACAGTAAttcttatcatttatatttatttatgtgcatttggaaatttttaataacgtgcttacaaataaattattttactaaaaatgTGTTAGAAATAGATCACAGGCATCAgactattaaaaaattattaagtatatatacaaacgcatattttttatataattttagaaatattatatactttatgaataatatatactctactttattttttaaaaatgagcATTTATCAATTgtgcaaaaattttttattagctACTTTGATACCTCCATTTTTATgagtcttttttttcattttaataaaaacatatttataataataatgaataataattatttgccTTTGCGTACTCACGATTTAGAGTCACTACATCAATTTGTTTAtgatatttcaaaaatttatttctccTATCTAAATATGTTTGTTAGTAGTATAAGTGAATGTTCTTTATCATCGTTGATCAGTTGGTCGAGCAGCAAGGATTTATGTATCTCTTTACCCTGCATGAgcttttacattattattctATCCTTTTTATCTACGATGAGGAGAAGCCAGGCGATGAAGGAACTAAAACGGGTAAGAAGCTCGTACGATGGCTTTCCACAGCTCGAAATGGACGAATATGGATCCACATCTTCTCAGCACAATGAAGCAGCTACTTTCGCACGGAGGAACGTGGATCTTACGGAAGGTACGGACGAACATGCCGGTAATATCCTCTTCAGTACGTGCACTATTCAAGGAGGGAAAAAGATTACTGTCAATTGTAATGCAGATAATGAAAGTAATGATAATACAGATTACGGAAGTAGTGGTAGTAGTGAAACAAATACAGACCCACGACacataacatatttttcaattgacgcaaaaaaatgcatttttgTATGTAACAACACCATAtcaatgttttttaaatatattaaatttataagaaaCCATGGTTTTTTACTTGACTCGAATGAAGGTATGAAATACCTCTACCATGTTATAaggttttattatattttcaaaaacttttttaggaatacaaatataaatagcataaatgaagaaaattataatgacattcttcctttatttataattaaaatattaaataaaaaacaaataaaaaaaatacctatAGATGAACTTTTTTTCATCAACAAACCGGAATATTATGCGTCAACGTGTTCCCCTGACATAGGTGGGGAATTGATATacgcatatttttttaacttttattttaaggggaaaatgtaa
- the PmUG01_09040700 gene encoding conserved Plasmodium protein, unknown function produces MNIDGAYGMRSALNSSRLIEEPKYDMNTADLAHTSKNTNYLMNGGAVLTNAYNNDFIINRENYPVDMMSKFNLDQTLNSYNNTMPMNSVIHADPNDSISMQGMKTNLDTTGFDSYRNLMNYNNTQNTIQANHIPINLEEYNNNDVMYMNPNMGENFSAEYVNSLPTIDSDAMLYTNNFKIPNGNFNTAMHNNSNNNTKNNYNSLPYSMPIFENMNNPQMYMQHLNQKQTMNAPSPKIEHTCSIRKLPAANKRRIKPKKFFPCC; encoded by the coding sequence ATGAATATAGACGGGGCGTATGGCATGAGAAGTGCTTTGAATTCATCCCGACTTATAGAAGAGCCAAAGTATGATATGAATACAGCCGATTTAGCACACACTAGCAAGAACACAAACTACTTAATGAATGGAGGAGCAGTATTAACGAATGCttataataatgattttattattaatagagAAAACTATCCGGTCGATATGATgtcaaaatttaatttagaCCAAACTTTAAATAGTTATAACAATACAATGCCAATGAATAGCGTAATACATGCTGACCCGAATGATTCTATAAGTATGCAAGGaatgaaaacaaatttaGATACTACAGGATTTGACAGTTATAgaaatttaatgaattataaCAATACACAAAATACCATTCAAGCTAATCATATTCCTATTAATTTAGAagaatataacaataatgatGTTATGTATATGAATCCAAATATGGGAGAAAATTTTTCTGCTGAATATGTGAACAGTTTACCAACTATAGATTCAGATGCCatgttatatacaaataattttaaaattccaAACGGAAATTTTAACACAGCGATgcataataacagtaataataatacaaaaaacaaCTATAACAGTCTACCATACTCTATGCccatatttgaaaatatgaataatccTCAAATGTACATGCAACATTTGAATCAAAAGCAAACTATGAATGCTCCTTCACCAAAAATAGAACACACTTGTAGTATTAGAAAATTACCAGCTGCgaataaaagaagaattaagccaaaaaaatttttcccCTGCTGTTAA